Proteins from a genomic interval of Lacticaseibacillus pabuli:
- a CDS encoding KxYKxGKxW signal peptide domain-containing protein: MSNQNKLFQATLTDKRHYKMYKAGKRWLVAGISLLFAGALALAKPNDTAAATATTTDATTVTAQATDTNKTSDAKAKLVVAPSNATADTQDSAKSVKDDETATAKPDTVTMQEVSDKSADAQADQNDTEAVNDTQSEETNNTNQPATQPTDTATPTPKSPVANEAATSAELTKSTPDNNNETTSQDTTQTDLGAATADQIAAAKAQAKDAYLTTGKPQKITAADGDPADATASVTLSANNFGYQTGNSKSFTITFAMSNTHAGDVFTINLPADNMVAQYDSFNQLPSENGTSDYKQNDDGTRTIVNTFATNNSGITTQTIKFNLVGNDFAQKVDQAEVGTTTHQITWKVNKDPESSTSFTTTVTPKANLQPIKRESPTNSVAAILPKTDYVYEFDVNESDGVFDDGAPAKQVNSAINSGTTITIPVPTGFTLNAALTAQMNSDKDGTITQAGGAGSDITIVVPAGQGKQEYSEAPGYKLVGAYAVAQTETDQVLTAAGPATMVQKVNHGAETLNFTGQTWQDTLLGTKSTTTVATSWTYKGNSSNNSSILVLDADPTNDPATLLSYGFAYESPATTNQAKISMTIPDGFDATAVSVPVEGATPSQYLPGTTSYQYEMTLADGTVETGTVAAGGKATSTSGSAIRSIVFTPNTLAAGAKSDDMGTKGSFQVYGTLASHYDNNTPVKTGDKLTSFMSVDAPGTEPSTDPDKGIMQTVEVPFSSAHLFNYSPSKVPGQGNGYLSIYGAHPAFNQTTNQIFEPILYYVLPKSVTPTTVTGTQDAKVTRSVTPDGRVIVTIDYTGTGESVDLDIGTTENNRVNLVNNPDALSGHYQAQAYIYSPTTALAQTTKVEDPSLTGGHADAVIMSDGTVNLDIDQASSTYTATLAQGDDVVPVQQATLNNKSTNAATFQTNIVNTNGALSDVTTVLNLPTIGDNRNSQYTFDLDGPITVPTDLNTVDNSAIPANAQVTYSMTRTDFTTATTAGALTGFVTANQVASWKDVRSIKITLPSMPTDTSTGRITLKGTIEDMTGMENKTGRIESALYLQDVPVAVTSEVADASLKVIGTSTIKARVHYKDEDGADQYIAVPVYDQTYTDGTDTVKLTDFPATLPNTVTLPSNYELDPDATHFVEGSPAGTTSATAKNNTVVTGDYNGDWLQYELNPQLVHGKAQTTRQIVYAVDGGTASAPAPVIQTVNWNTTTNLVTGETISTPQQAYYTVVTPNLAGYTASQDYTPQLAVQAVAGMPTNAADVYIAYQFAAESDPQVRTQVTGDESGVNPEDYFDYTAKGEDPDTDPQVRTQVTGDEPSVTSDDYYDYTAKGEDPDTNPQVRTQIPGDTPSVTSEDYYDYTAKGEDPDTDPQIRTQIPGDTPSVTSEDYYDYTAKGEDPDTDPQIRTQIPGDTPSVTSEDYYDYTAKGEDPDTDPQVRTQVPDESPSVTPDKYYDNTIPPVGLPDTDGGLTDEQPTNNDDTTPNKELPDTFGGDTDSAQPSHGLPDTFGGSTDDRATQHESRNVALGNRNGKRVLTVAATPQNNQKAKDLPQTGDTQNTGLIALGLALLAGLMGLAGKRRREN, encoded by the coding sequence ATGAGTAATCAAAACAAACTATTTCAAGCAACGTTAACCGACAAGCGGCATTACAAAATGTACAAGGCTGGCAAACGCTGGCTTGTTGCCGGAATCTCACTTCTATTTGCCGGTGCACTTGCCTTAGCTAAACCAAACGACACTGCTGCGGCTACTGCCACCACAACGGATGCGACTACCGTGACGGCTCAGGCCACCGACACCAATAAGACAAGTGATGCGAAAGCTAAGTTAGTTGTTGCGCCTAGTAACGCGACTGCAGATACTCAGGATAGCGCCAAGTCCGTGAAGGATGACGAAACAGCTACCGCAAAGCCAGACACTGTAACTATGCAGGAAGTTTCTGATAAGAGTGCAGACGCACAAGCAGATCAGAATGATACTGAGGCTGTTAACGACACCCAGAGTGAAGAGACCAATAACACAAATCAACCAGCGACACAGCCAACGGATACCGCAACACCGACCCCAAAGTCACCTGTCGCAAATGAGGCCGCCACAAGTGCCGAGTTAACCAAGTCTACCCCGGATAACAACAACGAAACAACATCCCAGGACACAACCCAGACCGACCTCGGTGCCGCAACAGCCGACCAAATCGCCGCTGCCAAGGCACAGGCCAAGGACGCTTACCTGACAACTGGCAAGCCCCAAAAGATTACCGCAGCAGACGGCGACCCTGCAGACGCAACTGCGTCGGTCACGCTCTCCGCAAACAACTTTGGTTACCAGACTGGCAATTCCAAGAGCTTCACCATTACGTTTGCCATGTCAAACACGCACGCGGGGGATGTGTTTACGATTAATTTGCCTGCCGACAACATGGTTGCGCAATACGACTCGTTCAACCAACTTCCGAGTGAGAATGGAACTTCAGATTACAAGCAAAATGATGATGGCACTCGGACGATTGTGAATACCTTTGCTACTAATAATTCTGGTATTACTACTCAAACCATTAAATTTAATCTAGTTGGAAACGATTTTGCGCAAAAAGTTGATCAAGCAGAAGTCGGAACGACAACGCATCAAATCACCTGGAAAGTGAATAAAGATCCTGAATCGAGCACCAGCTTCACCACAACAGTTACTCCAAAGGCAAACCTGCAACCGATCAAACGCGAGAGCCCAACGAATTCGGTTGCCGCAATCTTGCCTAAGACCGATTACGTGTATGAATTTGATGTTAATGAAAGTGACGGTGTTTTCGATGACGGAGCGCCTGCCAAGCAAGTGAACTCCGCGATTAATTCCGGCACCACAATCACCATTCCTGTTCCCACTGGCTTCACGCTGAACGCGGCACTTACAGCGCAAATGAACAGTGACAAAGATGGCACAATTACGCAGGCCGGGGGAGCTGGTAGCGACATCACAATCGTCGTACCAGCCGGTCAAGGTAAACAGGAGTATTCTGAAGCGCCCGGCTACAAGCTAGTGGGTGCCTATGCCGTCGCACAAACAGAGACCGACCAAGTTTTGACTGCGGCAGGTCCCGCGACGATGGTACAAAAGGTCAATCATGGTGCTGAAACCCTAAACTTCACTGGGCAAACTTGGCAGGATACGCTCCTCGGCACAAAGAGCACAACGACTGTCGCAACCTCTTGGACATACAAGGGCAATAGCTCAAACAATAGTTCCATTCTCGTTTTGGACGCTGACCCGACTAACGATCCGGCCACGCTACTCAGCTATGGTTTTGCCTACGAGTCACCTGCCACAACAAACCAGGCCAAGATTTCAATGACGATTCCGGACGGTTTCGATGCAACCGCGGTCTCTGTTCCTGTTGAAGGCGCTACACCATCACAATATTTGCCTGGCACGACGAGTTATCAATACGAAATGACACTGGCGGATGGCACCGTCGAAACAGGGACTGTGGCAGCAGGTGGCAAAGCGACGTCAACTTCTGGCAGTGCGATTCGTTCAATCGTGTTCACGCCGAATACGCTGGCGGCCGGCGCCAAGTCGGATGATATGGGCACAAAGGGTAGCTTCCAAGTATACGGCACCCTCGCTAGTCACTACGACAATAACACGCCCGTTAAGACTGGAGATAAATTAACCAGCTTTATGTCCGTTGATGCACCCGGCACCGAGCCGTCAACAGATCCGGATAAAGGAATTATGCAAACCGTCGAAGTGCCGTTCTCGTCAGCTCACTTATTCAATTACTCTCCGTCAAAAGTCCCTGGTCAGGGGAACGGCTATCTTTCTATTTATGGTGCGCACCCAGCCTTTAATCAGACGACGAACCAAATTTTTGAACCAATCTTGTACTATGTTCTTCCTAAGTCCGTCACGCCTACAACCGTGACAGGGACTCAGGATGCAAAGGTGACAAGGTCGGTTACTCCCGATGGTCGAGTGATTGTGACAATCGACTACACCGGTACAGGGGAGTCGGTTGATCTTGACATTGGGACAACCGAGAACAACCGTGTTAACCTAGTCAACAATCCAGATGCACTATCCGGCCATTATCAAGCCCAGGCATATATTTACTCACCAACCACGGCTCTCGCTCAGACGACCAAGGTTGAGGACCCGAGCCTCACAGGCGGGCACGCGGACGCGGTCATTATGTCAGACGGCACGGTCAATCTAGACATTGACCAGGCTTCGAGCACGTACACCGCAACGCTGGCGCAGGGCGATGATGTTGTGCCTGTTCAGCAGGCGACCTTGAATAATAAGAGTACCAACGCGGCAACCTTCCAAACAAACATTGTGAACACCAATGGCGCGCTCAGCGACGTCACAACCGTTCTGAACCTGCCTACAATTGGTGACAATCGTAATTCGCAGTACACCTTTGATTTGGATGGCCCGATTACGGTGCCAACCGACCTCAACACGGTGGACAACTCAGCGATTCCGGCCAATGCACAGGTCACCTATTCCATGACGCGGACCGACTTCACGACGGCAACCACGGCGGGTGCGCTGACTGGATTCGTGACGGCTAATCAAGTCGCTAGTTGGAAGGACGTTCGTTCTATCAAAATTACGCTCCCTTCGATGCCAACCGATACCTCAACTGGTCGGATTACGCTGAAAGGCACCATTGAAGACATGACTGGCATGGAGAATAAGACCGGGAGAATTGAGTCGGCGCTCTACCTCCAGGATGTTCCAGTTGCCGTTACCTCTGAAGTCGCTGATGCTTCTTTGAAAGTCATCGGCACCTCAACTATCAAGGCACGGGTTCACTACAAGGACGAAGATGGCGCGGACCAGTACATTGCAGTGCCAGTTTACGATCAGACTTACACGGATGGCACAGACACAGTAAAGCTCACCGACTTCCCAGCGACACTGCCGAACACGGTCACGCTGCCAAGTAACTACGAGCTTGATCCAGATGCCACACACTTTGTCGAAGGCAGTCCTGCCGGCACGACGAGTGCAACCGCCAAGAACAACACGGTGGTCACTGGCGATTACAACGGCGATTGGCTGCAATATGAACTCAATCCTCAGCTGGTTCATGGCAAAGCTCAGACGACCCGGCAGATTGTTTACGCGGTTGATGGCGGCACGGCGAGCGCACCAGCACCGGTGATTCAAACGGTCAACTGGAACACCACCACAAACCTGGTTACCGGTGAGACAATTTCAACGCCGCAACAAGCCTACTACACCGTGGTAACGCCCAATTTAGCAGGCTACACGGCAAGCCAAGACTACACGCCACAGTTGGCAGTGCAAGCCGTTGCTGGAATGCCAACCAATGCCGCGGATGTTTATATTGCTTACCAGTTTGCGGCGGAGAGTGACCCACAAGTGCGGACACAGGTGACGGGAGACGAGTCTGGCGTTAACCCAGAAGACTACTTTGATTACACAGCAAAGGGTGAAGACCCAGACACTGACCCACAAGTGCGGACACAGGTGACGGGAGATGAGCCTAGCGTCACCTCTGATGACTACTACGATTACACGGCAAAGGGTGAAGACCCCGACACGAATCCACAAGTGCGGACGCAGATTCCGGGAGATACGCCTAGCGTTACCTCCGAGGACTACTATGATTACACGGCAAAAGGTGAAGACCCCGACACGGATCCACAAATCCGGACGCAGATTCCGGGAGATACGCCTAGCGTTACCTCCGAGGACTACTATGATTACACGGCAAAAGGTGAAGACCCCGACACGGATCCACAAATCCGGACGCAGATTCCGGGAGATACGCCTAGCGTTACCTCCGAGGACTACTATGATTACACGGCAAAAGGTGAAGACCCAGACACCGACCCGCAAGTCCGGACACAGGTTCCTGACGAATCACCTAGCGTCACCCCTGACAAGTACTACGACAACACGATTCCACCAGTTGGCCTACCTGATACGGACGGCGGACTAACGGATGAACAGCCTACCAATAATGATGACACCACCCCGAACAAGGAACTGCCTGACACATTCGGTGGTGATACGGATAGCGCGCAGCCAAGCCACGGTCTGCCAGACACATTTGGCGGCTCAACTGATGACAGAGCTACGCAACATGAATCCCGCAACGTTGCTCTGGGCAACCGCAACGGCAAGCGCGTTTTGACCGTAGCGGCAACACCGCAAAACAATCAGAAAGCTAAGGACCTGCCGCAGACGGGTGACACCCAGAACACGGGTCTCATCGCACTCGGTCTCGCACTGCTCGCTGGCTTAATGGGATTGGCCGGCAAGCGCCGTCGGGAGAACTAG
- a CDS encoding TetR/AcrR family transcriptional regulator, producing MRQKAEYRSAKRSRQLIRNAFVALMAEKPLAKITVTDIVKRADINRGTFYAHYADTQAVIETIEHEIITELMSILNDFDFRTFFDNPAPLFDQINQYLDQDLNFYRTLINSSGATDFLAQLKQTFVDYLLADTGTPQQLRQSREYEVLLHFFAGGIVNLYQLWFRGALDFPLSDVTAELTKLVQTSAPLFHHTQSE from the coding sequence ATGCGTCAAAAAGCAGAATATCGTAGTGCCAAGCGCTCAAGGCAACTCATTCGCAACGCGTTCGTCGCACTCATGGCCGAAAAGCCACTGGCCAAAATCACCGTCACCGATATCGTGAAACGTGCAGACATCAACCGGGGGACCTTCTACGCCCACTATGCCGATACGCAGGCGGTCATTGAAACCATCGAACATGAAATCATCACTGAGCTCATGTCGATTCTGAATGACTTCGATTTCCGCACGTTTTTCGATAACCCAGCTCCCCTGTTTGACCAGATTAATCAGTATCTTGACCAGGATTTGAACTTCTACCGCACCCTGATCAATTCAAGTGGCGCGACCGACTTTTTGGCACAACTGAAACAGACCTTTGTAGATTATCTACTGGCAGATACCGGCACGCCGCAGCAATTGCGTCAGTCACGTGAGTATGAAGTGTTGTTGCACTTTTTTGCTGGTGGCATTGTTAACCTCTATCAGCTGTGGTTCCGCGGTGCGCTGGATTTTCCCTTGTCGGATGTGACGGCGGAGTTGACCAAGCTAGTGCAGACCAGCGCCCCACTGTTTCACCACACGCAATCTGAATAA
- a CDS encoding oleate hydratase: MKQYDDVRATIPADATSKRAHIIGGGIAGLAAAVFLIDDGGMLGQNITIYESLPVVGGSMDGTKIQTPYGFGYQNRGERELEPYMECLWYLCKKIPSIDTPGRTVLEETVTANKDDQIDSKMRILWQQGKSYEKVHDFRTSPALQKKMMALLTTSEADLVDMTVDDFFGKLAPEFYSSSLWICFHSMLAFKNYHSVLEVKRYLIRFIQHNPGIDRLQGILHTKYNEFDSIIKPIRAWLLDCGVTMRTNFHVDDINMTDDNNTATAIVGTTDGQQTTVPVDSTDLVILTNGSMTQNSSYGDNTHVAATNRDTKDRGVFSIWEKLAARDAKFGQPAKFLSDVDKTKWMSVLVTVKKYPEFYKQLYAQTHNTVGKTTGCITIQDSAWDISFVCYPKYYPDQADDEDVFFFDGLYGENKGDYVKKPMADCTGEEILTEFLYHLGLLDLKDEMLKHVYISTCMMPYITSQFMPRNLTDRPHVIPDGVTNLALIGQYVELPGDVVFTVETSVRTAMIAAYGLLKLDKPVVPIYEGQYDVRVLVACLRKFIGKDTLTVADLPKINPLKLNATMDELLAAINAVPEIAPTDNVY; the protein is encoded by the coding sequence ATGAAGCAATATGACGACGTGCGGGCAACGATTCCCGCGGACGCAACCAGCAAACGGGCCCACATTATCGGAGGCGGGATTGCCGGATTAGCCGCTGCCGTTTTCCTGATCGATGATGGTGGCATGTTAGGCCAAAACATCACGATTTACGAGTCCCTCCCAGTTGTTGGTGGCTCGATGGATGGCACAAAGATTCAGACGCCATACGGGTTTGGCTATCAGAACCGTGGCGAGCGTGAACTGGAACCCTACATGGAATGTCTGTGGTACCTGTGCAAGAAGATTCCGTCCATTGACACCCCAGGCCGCACGGTGCTTGAGGAAACTGTGACCGCGAACAAGGATGACCAGATTGATTCCAAGATGCGCATCCTCTGGCAACAGGGTAAGTCGTACGAAAAGGTGCATGACTTCCGAACTTCACCAGCCTTGCAGAAAAAGATGATGGCACTACTCACGACGTCTGAAGCGGACCTTGTGGACATGACCGTTGACGACTTCTTTGGCAAACTGGCCCCTGAGTTCTACTCCTCCAGTCTGTGGATTTGTTTCCACTCCATGCTCGCGTTCAAGAATTACCACAGTGTGCTGGAAGTGAAACGTTATTTGATTCGGTTTATCCAGCACAACCCTGGCATCGACCGCTTGCAGGGTATTCTGCACACCAAGTACAACGAATTCGACTCCATCATTAAGCCGATTCGTGCATGGCTATTGGATTGCGGTGTCACGATGCGGACGAATTTTCATGTCGATGACATCAACATGACCGACGATAACAACACGGCAACCGCGATTGTTGGAACCACGGATGGCCAGCAGACGACCGTTCCGGTAGACTCTACTGATTTGGTCATTCTCACGAACGGTTCGATGACCCAGAACAGCAGTTATGGCGATAACACGCATGTCGCCGCCACTAACCGCGACACTAAGGACCGCGGCGTGTTCAGCATCTGGGAAAAGTTGGCGGCGCGTGATGCGAAGTTCGGTCAGCCTGCCAAGTTCTTGTCTGACGTGGATAAAACTAAGTGGATGAGCGTTCTCGTGACCGTGAAGAAATATCCCGAATTCTACAAGCAACTGTATGCCCAGACACACAACACGGTCGGCAAGACGACAGGCTGCATCACTATCCAGGATTCTGCATGGGATATTTCATTCGTTTGCTACCCAAAGTATTACCCTGACCAGGCTGACGACGAGGATGTCTTCTTCTTTGACGGCCTGTACGGTGAGAACAAGGGTGACTACGTGAAGAAACCGATGGCAGATTGCACCGGTGAAGAAATCCTGACCGAGTTCTTGTACCATCTTGGGTTGCTTGATTTGAAGGATGAGATGCTCAAACACGTGTATATTTCGACCTGCATGATGCCGTATATCACGAGCCAGTTCATGCCGCGCAACCTGACGGATCGGCCACATGTCATTCCGGATGGCGTCACGAACCTGGCGCTGATTGGGCAGTACGTGGAACTACCTGGCGACGTGGTCTTCACCGTTGAAACTTCAGTGCGCACCGCGATGATTGCGGCGTATGGCTTACTGAAGCTGGATAAACCAGTTGTGCCAATTTACGAAGGCCAGTATGACGTGCGTGTGCTGGTGGCATGCTTGCGGAAATTCATTGGTAAGGACACTTTAACGGTGGCTGATTTGCCGAAGATCAACCCGTTGAAACTGAATGCGACGATGGATGAGCTGCTGGCTGCCATTAATGCCGTTCCTGAAATTGCACCAACGGATAATGTGTACTAA
- a CDS encoding KxYKxGKxW signal peptide domain-containing protein, giving the protein MRYEKEQDKLIRATLGEKRHYKMFKSGKQWVVAGISLLFVGTIVAMRPDSAAAATSTTPATQTEEVAKTPADESSDNTNKVALSGDAGSNASDTSNVKSDADKQDTPVVAKEDAAPDAQAAATQPTATTKDATTPNTVATADSKAATPAQDASVQPDDTASAVPAVSDDKPTVQTNSTTTETDLGDATAEQLIAAQSAAKAAYLATGKPQKVTAMQGGPVAASQATLVVNNPVIGADSGLQQATLSFTMTNPQAGDVYTITIPHNSVMAFQGTDDLSPEMTTSAAPSAGIGQPTVLTDTWHQTVNSTVTQTITLMLANGYWGQQVGMTDVGTTVVQIPWTINGQAGGVGTITTKVTPTADMKPISRLNPAVAAVNSTVPNVGGVVPDTNYVYQFDVSENTGASYNLSDGFASHQVNSGPNWGTTITIPVPTGFVLDNATTTALNAFTDATTITQSGGAGSDIVINVPKGSGSQNVGQAAAYRLAGKYTIAQTASNQTLTAAGDVTMVQKINATGDKLTFQTSPWTETLLGTNSTPTVQPTLAVFGNNVTGSSNQLVLNPDPSSAPTQVGTFTLYNQSPLDSTDTQLKMTMPDGLDVTSVGVPIGGVSPKIYMPGTTSYSYAMTLADGTTEAGTVAAGGRVTPTDSSAIRQIVFTPNFLAAGAMANANFTNSSFQLFGSLASKYDDGTPVKIGDTLVLKGETSNPMMTQSLTSSYGQNVVAATSSAQGLITMNTTASDPFAYQKPGNVGGVISMEKLSSGENTDYIYEPILYYVLPSEAFVSGVIGTQDAKVTQSVAADGRTIVKIDYTGTHESVDIATPSGQNNAVQFTNSPDALPGNYPFAAYIYSPNTPLRQVNEKVPDPTLTDGHADALVMGRNGMNNWVWPISVAGVTTGATMAQGDEVQPVKNATIGQNSTNPVSLVASVVNTNGDRQNMVQVLNLPDSNDGASQLDFHLTGPVTLPATLTSNDSTVAGEPLDAEILYATTPMTFTAGQVGRPDLSNYVTAAQVGNNWDSIRSVAIEIGDLPQNSSTGRIKLQGQIVNMTQQAGKTGYLQSGIYIDGAAVNLDVASANGDNSKLTSITVTLQFKEQVNDDEPSVTPDDYFDYTQPGIPGPGIHVWTDNTQPGGGTSTLPETNGNTTPGNGGNVPSTTGGGTTTQTTAAGKPLPDTFGGNTATSQVTNHDNTQSNHQNLPATGGTLTSSRAVQVATSATSAGNNAIVATQSSAQQGAKAALPQTGDGNSTGLVALGLAALGGLFGLAGRRRKQD; this is encoded by the coding sequence ATGCGGTATGAAAAGGAACAAGACAAACTGATTCGTGCGACTTTAGGTGAAAAGCGTCACTACAAGATGTTTAAGTCAGGCAAGCAATGGGTAGTTGCAGGGATTTCTCTGTTGTTTGTTGGGACCATTGTCGCCATGAGGCCTGATTCTGCTGCCGCAGCGACGTCAACCACACCAGCGACGCAGACTGAGGAAGTTGCCAAAACACCAGCTGATGAGTCGTCAGACAATACCAATAAGGTGGCTTTGAGCGGCGATGCTGGCAGTAATGCATCTGACACTTCGAACGTTAAATCTGATGCGGACAAGCAGGATACCCCTGTTGTCGCGAAGGAAGATGCTGCACCTGATGCGCAGGCGGCAGCGACGCAACCTACAGCGACCACGAAGGACGCGACCACGCCGAACACGGTAGCAACTGCCGATAGCAAGGCCGCAACACCAGCACAAGACGCTAGTGTGCAGCCTGACGATACGGCCAGCGCTGTACCAGCTGTTTCTGATGATAAGCCGACTGTACAAACAAATTCCACCACAACTGAGACCGACCTTGGTGATGCAACGGCCGAACAATTGATCGCTGCCCAAAGTGCGGCGAAGGCTGCCTACCTCGCAACAGGCAAGCCGCAAAAGGTGACCGCAATGCAAGGTGGCCCTGTAGCAGCCTCACAGGCCACGCTTGTCGTCAATAATCCTGTCATCGGGGCTGACTCAGGTCTTCAACAAGCGACCCTGTCATTCACGATGACTAACCCTCAGGCAGGGGATGTCTACACCATTACCATTCCGCACAACTCAGTGATGGCTTTTCAGGGGACTGACGATCTCAGCCCTGAAATGACAACGTCCGCCGCGCCTAGCGCTGGCATTGGTCAGCCAACAGTTTTGACGGACACATGGCACCAAACCGTCAATAGTACCGTGACGCAGACCATCACCTTGATGCTCGCGAATGGGTACTGGGGCCAACAGGTCGGGATGACCGACGTTGGTACCACCGTGGTTCAGATTCCTTGGACTATCAATGGTCAGGCCGGTGGTGTCGGCACCATTACGACTAAAGTCACGCCTACTGCTGATATGAAACCCATTTCGAGACTTAACCCGGCCGTTGCGGCGGTTAATTCAACCGTGCCAAACGTCGGGGGTGTCGTTCCAGATACCAATTATGTGTACCAGTTTGACGTTAGCGAGAACACTGGCGCTTCATATAACCTCAGTGATGGTTTCGCATCCCACCAGGTTAATAGTGGTCCAAACTGGGGGACGACAATCACAATTCCCGTTCCGACTGGCTTTGTACTGGACAACGCGACCACGACGGCACTAAATGCCTTCACTGATGCCACAACCATCACCCAGTCCGGCGGTGCAGGATCGGATATCGTGATTAATGTGCCTAAGGGGAGCGGGAGCCAGAATGTTGGCCAAGCCGCGGCTTATCGGCTCGCCGGTAAGTACACCATCGCACAGACGGCAAGCAATCAGACCCTGACGGCTGCTGGTGACGTGACGATGGTCCAAAAAATTAACGCAACTGGCGACAAGTTAACATTCCAAACTAGCCCATGGACGGAAACACTGCTGGGGACAAATTCAACGCCGACAGTTCAACCGACATTAGCTGTGTTTGGAAATAACGTTACCGGCTCGTCGAATCAATTGGTTCTTAATCCGGATCCAAGCAGTGCGCCAACACAAGTGGGGACCTTTACACTTTACAACCAGTCGCCGCTTGACAGTACAGATACCCAACTCAAGATGACCATGCCAGACGGGTTAGATGTGACGTCTGTTGGGGTGCCAATTGGCGGTGTTTCACCAAAGATTTATATGCCCGGTACAACGAGCTACAGCTACGCCATGACGTTGGCGGATGGCACGACGGAAGCTGGTACCGTCGCGGCTGGCGGTCGGGTCACCCCTACGGACAGCAGCGCCATTCGGCAAATTGTGTTCACCCCCAATTTCCTGGCGGCTGGTGCAATGGCGAATGCCAATTTCACGAACTCCAGTTTTCAGTTATTCGGGAGTTTGGCTAGCAAGTATGACGATGGGACACCGGTCAAAATCGGGGACACTTTAGTTCTCAAGGGCGAGACGAGCAACCCAATGATGACCCAGTCACTGACTTCTTCCTATGGCCAAAACGTGGTTGCGGCTACTTCGAGCGCACAGGGACTGATCACGATGAACACCACGGCATCCGACCCATTTGCCTATCAAAAGCCTGGTAATGTTGGCGGCGTAATCAGTATGGAAAAGTTGTCCTCTGGTGAAAACACAGATTACATCTATGAGCCAATCTTGTATTACGTCTTGCCTAGCGAAGCATTTGTTAGCGGCGTGATCGGTACTCAGGATGCGAAGGTGACACAATCAGTTGCCGCTGACGGCCGGACCATCGTTAAAATTGATTACACCGGCACGCATGAATCTGTGGATATCGCAACGCCTTCAGGTCAGAACAACGCGGTCCAGTTCACAAATAGTCCAGATGCGCTGCCAGGCAACTATCCGTTTGCAGCCTACATCTACTCACCAAATACACCACTTCGTCAGGTCAATGAGAAGGTACCTGATCCGACCTTAACAGACGGCCACGCTGATGCGCTGGTCATGGGTCGTAACGGGATGAACAATTGGGTATGGCCAATCAGTGTTGCCGGCGTGACCACTGGTGCAACGATGGCACAGGGGGATGAAGTTCAGCCGGTCAAGAACGCAACAATCGGCCAGAACAGCACCAACCCAGTTTCACTGGTGGCTTCCGTTGTAAATACAAATGGGGATCGTCAAAACATGGTGCAGGTATTGAACCTGCCTGACAGCAATGATGGTGCCTCCCAGCTTGACTTCCACCTGACTGGTCCGGTCACATTGCCGGCAACCCTGACCAGCAATGATTCGACAGTTGCAGGGGAACCTCTGGATGCAGAGATTCTCTACGCGACGACGCCAATGACGTTCACGGCGGGTCAAGTCGGCCGGCCAGATTTGTCGAATTACGTGACGGCGGCTCAAGTTGGCAATAACTGGGATAGTATCCGTTCTGTTGCCATCGAGATTGGTGATTTGCCTCAGAATTCGTCGACTGGACGGATTAAGTTACAGGGGCAAATTGTGAACATGACGCAACAAGCTGGCAAGACGGGCTACTTGCAGTCCGGTATTTACATTGATGGCGCGGCGGTCAACTTGGACGTTGCCTCTGCGAACGGTGATAATAGCAAGCTAACTTCTATCACGGTTACACTGCAGTTTAAGGAGCAGGTCAACGATGACGAGCCATCCGTGACACCAGACGATTACTTCGATTACACGCAACCAGGCATACCGGGGCCGGGCATCCACGTTTGGACGGATAACACGCAACCTGGTGGGGGCACATCCACGCTCCCAGAAACCAACGGGAACACGACACCAGGTAATGGCGGTAATGTCCCAAGCACAACTGGCGGGGGAACAACTACCCAGACGACAGCGGCAGGCAAGCCATTACCGGATACGTTTGGTGGCAATACCGCAACTAGTCAGGTAACGAATCACGACAACACTCAGTCGAATCATCAGAACCTGCCCGCGACGGGTGGTACGCTGACAAGTTCGCGCGCTGTACAAGTCGCCACAAGCGCAACGTCGGCCGGCAACAACGCAATCGTTGCGACGCAGTCTAGTGCGCAACAAGGAGCTAAGGCTGCATTGCCACAAACGGGTGATGGCAACAGCACTGGCTTGGTCGCATTGGGACTAGCAGCACTCGGCGGGCTGTTTGGTCTGGCAGGCCGGCGTCGCAAGCAAGATTAG